The sequence CATGTAGAGGTCCGTCATCACCAGATTGAAGCGGTCCTCGCGCAGCATCAGCAGCGCGTGGTGCCCGTCCGGCGCGAAGTGGACCTCCAGGGGGACCTTTCCGTGCAGCTCGCCGCTGGCCAGCTTCTTCAGCACGTAGCTGTACATCTCGATGATGTGCGGGTTGTCCTCGACGATGAGCACACGATACCCCTCGTGCTCTGCGTGGGACGCGTGGCTGTCTGCTCCTGCCGCACTCAAGATGTCACCCAGTTTCCGCCGGTCCTGCTCGCGCTCCACGCGAACGCCGACGCCCGCGGGCTGATCGGGGCCCGCTGGCCGCATCCAGGCCACGGTTCCGCTGACTTCTACCGGATCCAGCAGTCCCGGGAAAGAAAGTGCGAGCCGGACCTCGTCCCCCATGACGAAGGCCTGGTCCGTCTGGACGAACAGGCCCTCGTGGGACAGGTTCTCCGTCACGTCGCGGGCCTGGCGCCCGTCCGTGTAGTCCACTCTCAGCACGGCCGGGACGCGGGGGTGCTGGCGCTTGTCCTCTGGACCCGGGTTCATAACAAGGGCTTGAAATCGCTCGGCAATTTGCTGATGGCAACCCAGTGTAGCTTCGAGGGTTTATGTTGACAACGTAGCCATTGGGGCAATACGTACCGGCCCGCCATGGCGGAGCCCCTGTTCACCTCTGAAGAGCAGA is a genomic window of Myxococcus virescens containing:
- a CDS encoding TIGR02266 family protein, coding for MNPGPEDKRQHPRVPAVLRVDYTDGRQARDVTENLSHEGLFVQTDQAFVMGDEVRLALSFPGLLDPVEVSGTVAWMRPAGPDQPAGVGVRVEREQDRRKLGDILSAAGADSHASHAEHEGYRVLIVEDNPHIIEMYSYVLKKLASGELHGKVPLEVHFAPDGHHALLMLREDRFNLVMTDLYMPVMDGFALVERMREEEALRTIPIIAISAGGKEAQDRAMQLGVDIYLRKPVRFVEVLETVKQLLRIK